GTTTGCGGCTCACCGGAATCTGCCGGCTGGTCAGCTCGTAGCGAGGCAGCCGGCGGATATTGCGCCGATAGCGCAACACCACCCAGGCTTGTCGGAGGCGGATCAAACCGAACAGGGCATAGGCCAGAGCCGCAATCAGACCGATCTCGGGTGATAGGGCCACGGCCCAGGGCGAATACACGCATAACACCGCCGCGGCGACGCAGATCGCCACGGTATACAGCTCGACTGCGGGCCGGAGTTTGGACTCCATCGCATGCTCGGCCATGACCCAGACTCACTGTTCCAGTGAGGTGGCTGTGATTAAGACAGGGTAGTGCTCAATTTTCAGGCGAGAGGCGATGTCGTTGCCGTTGACCGGCAGGATGGTGATGCCCGGCGCGGCTGCTCGAATTCGGGCCAGGGCTTGAGTATCGGTCACTTCGACGGCGAGGCCGACCGCCCCCATTTCTTGCAGTTCAGTCGCACGCTGATGCAGCCAAGCCAACGATTGGGGATCCTCCCCGACAAGGAAAAATGGCTGCAAGCCCGGCATGTCCAGGGTGCGAATTGTGATTTGGCCTGGGCTCAAGTGAGAGCTGCGCACGGGCAGTATCCAGGTTTCATCGGCAAATGCAGAGAGGTCTGCATGTATGGCCCGAGCAGGCTGGGTCTTGTTGTTTATTGGCGGCCTGGAAGCTTCAAACTGGGGGCGGGTGAAACCGCCAGGCTGAACTTCTGCAAACGACAGTCCTGGCTGGGCGAGCGCAGCCAAGAGCACGGCGAAGTAATACGCACTGGGAATTCGCTTCATGGTGGTGTGCCCTGTTTAAAGGAAACCTGCAGTCGTTCGAGTTGTTGAGAAAAGCCGGCGCGGTAACGCGCGGCCGGCGTTCCCCCTGCCGGGCGGTGATAGCGTCCGGCAGCGGACACCCAATCACCGGTGACGGCGTGATGCTCTTGCAGCAGCGCGGCAGTTACGGCCAGATTGCGGTAGGGTTCAAGGGCTTCGCAGGGACTGGAAAAATGCTGTCCGTGATAACCCAGGTTGATTTGCCCAAGCCCGGCATCGATCCGCTTGGCGTCATACCGAGCAAGCGCCTGAAGCAAGGCGTGACAGGCGGTCTGACGATTGGCGAAACGGTAAGGTATTCCGGCGACGTTCAAGGTCCAGGGCCAGGGCAGCAGTTGATCACGGACGCGCATACCACTCTCCTGCAGGGCAGTCGCGAACAACACCGTGGAAGGGACGTTGGCGTCATGCGCTG
The sequence above is drawn from the Pseudomonas sp. St316 genome and encodes:
- a CDS encoding integrating conjugative element protein, giving the protein MKRIPSAYYFAVLLAALAQPGLSFAEVQPGGFTRPQFEASRPPINNKTQPARAIHADLSAFADETWILPVRSSHLSPGQITIRTLDMPGLQPFFLVGEDPQSLAWLHQRATELQEMGAVGLAVEVTDTQALARIRAAAPGITILPVNGNDIASRLKIEHYPVLITATSLEQ